TGAACTGCAGGTATATGAAGGGGGCGAGGAAGGtcgcgccgaggatgcccgcgacgatgaggaagtggccggcgaggctcgTCTGGGGCTCGAattcgacgccgtcgtcgccgacggcgcggcgggcacgctgccagcggcggcggtcctcTCGCTGGTGCGTCCGGGTGTGGCCCTCGCGATCAAAGTGCGGcgaggcgtgggcgtcgtgaaagggcgaggagccgggGCCCATGCCGgcgtgttgctgctgctgatggtggtggtggtggtggtggtggtggtggtgcgcaTGCGCCCAGGGAttcgccgtcgaggacgaagacgacggccccgaagactgttgttgctggcgctcctcggcgccgcccgtcgactcctcgtgcgcgcggcggcgcttgtcGGCCTGGgtgccccagccgccgctgcggtaGAAGCTGGGCGGGGGGCCGCGAAAGGTGCCCCTACGACGGCTGAGGCCCGAGGgggcgcgcccgccggcggcgctggtgctcgaGTAGGAGGCGCCGggacggtggtggtcggcGCGATGGTGCGGGTGGTGAAGGCGAAGGACGTCGCGATCgtaggcggcgcggcgggaaGGGTCGGAGAGGAGGGTGTACGACTCGGAGAGCAGGGAGAAGGTGTTCGCGGCGGAGGGGTCGGTGGGGTTGGCGTCGGGGTGGTGAGCCTTGGAGAGGGCGTAGAAGGACCTGTggggtggcagcggcggccgcgtgtCAGTCTTGAGGGGACGGttcatggtggtggtggtggtggtggtggtggtgatggcttCTTGGCGAGGATTGAAGAgaacgggcgggcgccgtcttACTTCTTTATCTCGCCGGGGGAGGCATCGTGCCTCACGTTGAGCCTCTCGTAGTGGTTcttggccgcgacggcgtcgctgcgTCGGGGACGCGAGGcgtgcagcgcgcgcgccgctatcgagacgggcgggggcggcggcggcggtcgcagaGGCGCGAAgcagtcggcggcgagggagcggaggaggaggagcggcgggcggcggtgaagGTGGTGATGGGGCGGCATGCctcgtggtggtgatgcggcATCACGGAGTGGGGGAAGCGGTGTGCTTTTGCTCCCCCCCAGGCGGGGATTTGGTCGCTGAGGTCGAGGTTCGAacggggggaggaggggagagagagagaggaagacgaggagggaAAGGGGTCGGTCAATTCGCGCGGTGAGGGTTGGGGTGTGCCGGGCTATGCGTGTTATGGTcgtggtggggggggggggggggggggggggggggggggggggggggggggggggagggagaggtcGGGATGTCGGTTGCTGGTGAGGTGaggtagtggtggtggtgatgtaATTGAGTTTTGAAACGGGCCTT
Above is a genomic segment from Purpureocillium takamizusanense chromosome 2, complete sequence containing:
- a CDS encoding uncharacterized protein (EggNog:ENOG503P31X~COG:O~TransMembrane:1 (o290-312i)), giving the protein MPPHHHLHRRPPLLLLRSLAADCFAPLRPPPPPPPVSIAARALHASRPRRSDAVAAKNHYERLNVRHDASPGEIKKSFYALSKAHHPDANPTDPSAANTFSLLSESYTLLSDPSRRAAYDRDVLRLHHPHHRADHHRPGASYSSTSAAGGRAPSGLSRRRGTFRGPPPSFYRSGGWGTQADKRRRAHEESTGGAEERQQQQSSGPSSSSSTANPWAHAHHHHHHHHHHHQQQQHAGMGPGSSPFHDAHASPHFDREGHTRTHQREDRRRWQRARRAVGDDGVEFEPQTSLAGHFLIVAGILGATFLAPFIYLQFMRLGRRKKERES